In Panicum virgatum strain AP13 chromosome 4N, P.virgatum_v5, whole genome shotgun sequence, a single window of DNA contains:
- the LOC120670930 gene encoding uncharacterized protein LOC120670930 yields MPPKDAAAQGTSGGGGGHGGDRLSSLRDEVLFRVMSHLKAWEAVRTCVLSKRWRNLWSSSSADFLDIRQPCLCRGGGGGPAHRLQAREEKFAAFVANLLLRRRRVVPLDSLRLCWSHETVHGDANTWIAHAVRRGVVEIELSGKHHNEYPSPEYMSFIACDNDTFKIRLKILKLIHIRLDDTTLTQLCSRCTCLEELELKDCFIPQKTKIQSTLLNHLTIIKCQIPRGLSVYAPSLSSLEFSRNIGYVPWIQNLGLLAASNINHWAPHKYPEYPGLGSCNLKILKFSRVKLDNTTLAQLCSVCTSLEELVLKDCLVVGKEIRSNSLRYLAMINCQFTIEPEVRVPNLLSLRCTRPFRHVPRFQYMEFLVTAIVALDDTCMSNDSQWTWGADDKDESDHDGDFFAHFGAKDSGDDSDDESYQDEDDESDHDGDHLHSGAEDSDYNSDNEYDRDEDDESDHDGELLAHSGAEDSQDNSNNEPDQDEQNQSDHDSAHSIAEESDNSNAGIERSDENNKDESYLDDNIFADAGAEDFDDSHSCSGPGYDVNGLIVGYDEIAEEYNGDCGGMFGGDGMLCSLSNVRTMNLSAHSGEVLFIRELKSCTDFKNLKTLSLGEWCITPDFDVLASILQHSPNLENLYVQLDMANKRRVGFNPRPNLFVCTNLRKVEITYCKHDKMVHILAELFRVNSITWKKIFVHRTACTCDVKSDTDSRAKRKAQNEAGERPAKQIKA; encoded by the exons ATGCCCCCAAAAGACGCAGCAGCGCAGGGGAcgtccggaggcggcggcggccatggcggcgaccGCCTCAGCTCTCTCCGGGACGAGGTCCTCTTCCGGGTCATGTCGCACCTCAAGGCGTGGGAGGCGGTGCGCACGTGCGTGCTCTCCAAGCGGTGGCGCAACCtttggtcctcctcctccgcggacTTCCTCGACATCCGCCAGCCGTgcctctgccgcggcggcggcggcggcccggctcaCCGGCTCCAGGCTCGCGAGGAGAAATTCGCTGCGTTCGTCGCGAACCTgctgctccggcgacggcgtgtGGTGCCGCTGGACTCCCTCCGCCTATGCTGGAGCCACGAGACGGTCCACGGCGACGCCAACACCTGGATCGCCCACGCCGTCAGGCGCGGCGTCGTGGAAATCGAGCTCTCCGGCAAGCATCATAACGAGTACCCATCGCCAGAGTACATGAGCTTCATTGCTTGCGACAATGACACATTCAAGATCCGTCTCAAGATCTTGAAGCTTATCCATATACGGCTGGATGACACCACCCTCACGCAGCTCTGCTCTAGGTGCACTTGTTTGGAAGAACTGGAGCTCAAGGATTGTTTCATTCCACAAAAGACGAAGATTCAGTCCACCTTGCTGAATCATTTGACCATAATCAAGTGCCAAATCCCTAGAGGCCTCTCTGTTTATGCTCCGAGCCTTAGCTCACTAGAGTTCAGCAGAAATATTGGATATGTTCCCTGGATCCAAAACTTGGGACTGCTAGCAGCATCCAATATCAACCATTGGGCACCACATAAGTACCCTGAGTACCCTGGCCTTGGTTCTTGCAACCTTAAGATCTTGAAGTTCTCGCGTGTCAAGCTGGATAACACCACCCTCGCACAGCTCTGTTCTGTGTGCACTTCTTTGGAAGAGCTAGTGCTTAAGGATTGTTTGGTGGTTGGCAAGGAGATTCGATCCAACTCACTGAGGTATTTGGCTATGATCAACTGCCAATTCACTATTGAACCAGAGGTTCGTGTTCCGAACCTTCTCTCATTGCGCTGCACCAGACCATTTCGACATGTCCCTCGGTTTCAGTACATGGAATTTCTAGTCACAGCAATTGTCGCACTTGATGACACCTGCATGTCTAATGATAGTCAGTGGACATGGGGGGCGGATGACAAAGATGAATCTGATCATGATGGTGACTTTTTTGCACATTTTGGGGCTAAGGACTCTGGTGAcgacagtgatgatgaatccTATCAGGATGAAGACGATGAATCTGATCATGATGGTGACCACCTACATTCTGGGGCTGAGGACTCTGATTATAACAGTGATAATGAATACGATAGGGATGAAGATGATGAATCTGATCATGACGGTGAACTTCTTGCACATTCTGGGGCTGAGGACTCTCAGGACAACAGCAATAATGAACCCGATCAGGATGAACAAAACCAATCTGATCATGATAGTGCACATTCTATTGCTGAGGAATCAGATAATAGCAATGCTGGCATTGAGAGATCTGATGAAAACAACAAAGATGAATCTTATCTTGATGATAACATTTTTGCAGATGCTGGTGCTGAAGATTTTGATGATAGTCATAGTTGTTCTGGACCTGGTTATGATGTCAATGGCCTTATTGTGGGCTATGATGAGATTGCAGAGGAGTATAATGGTGATTGTGGAGGAATGTTTGGGGGTGATGGTATGCTTTGCAGCCTCTCAAATGTTAGAACAATGAACCTATCAGCTCATTCAGGAGAG GTGCTGTTCATCAGGGAATTGAAATCGTGTACTGACTTCAAAAACCTGAAGACTCTGTCACTTGGTGAATGGTGTATTACTCCTGACTTTGATGTATTAGCAAGCATACTTCAGCATTCACCAAACCTAGAGAACCTGTATGTTCAGCTCGATATG GCCAACAAGAGAAGAGTGGGCTTCAATCCAAGGCCAAATTTATTCGTTTGCACTAACCTGAGGAAAGTGGAGATCACATACTGTAAGCATGATAAAATGGTTCACATATTGGCAGAGCTTTTCCGTGTGAATAGCATAACATGGAAGAAGATTTTTGTCCATCGCACTGCCTGCACTTGTGATGTCAAGAGTGATACAGATTCCAGAGCAAAGCGCAAGGCACAAAATGAAGCTGGGGAGAGACCTGCAAAGCAAATAAAAGCATGA